A DNA window from Nerophis lumbriciformis linkage group LG03, RoL_Nlum_v2.1, whole genome shotgun sequence contains the following coding sequences:
- the cldn1 gene encoding claudin-1, which produces MANAGIQILGFSLAFLGFIGSIASTVMVEWKASSYAGDNIITAQALYEGLWKSCASQSTGQVQCKVYDSLLQLPGIVVGTRGLMLASILIALISILLAAVGMKCTTCLAEQPEQKDKVALTAGILLIISGILALVGTSWYANRIAQDFYNPFTPTNSRYEFGSALFVGWGSAFLLIIGGAFLCCNCAKKDSGKTLNYPRSNPASNASKDYV; this is translated from the exons ATGGCAAATGCTGGAATACAAATTCTCGGCTTCTCGCTGGCTTTCCTGGGCTTCATCGGCTCCATCGCGTCCACAGTCATGGTGGAGTGGAAAGCTTCGTCCTATGCAGGGGACAACATCATAACTGCGCAGGCACTTTATGAAGGCCTGTGGAAGTCGTGTGCATCACAGAGCACAGGCCAGGTTCAATGTAAAGTGTACGACTCACTTCTCCAACTGCCAG GCATCGTTGTGGGCACGCGTGGACTGATGTTGGCGTCCATCTTGATCGCCTTGATATCCATCTTGTTGGCCGCAGTAGGCATGAAGTGCACCACTTGTCTGGCGGAACAACCCGAGCAGAAGGACAAAGTGGCTTTAACTGCCGGCATCTTGTTGATCATTTCTG GCATCCTGGCACTGGTGGGAACGTCTTGGTATGCTAACAGAATAGCACAGGATTTTTACAACCCCTTCACTCCAACTAATTCCAG GTATGAATTCGGAAGTGCCCTTTTTGTGGGATGGGGCTCTGCTTTCCTCCTCATCATCGGGGGAGCCTTCCTGTGCTGCAACTGCGCCAAGAAGGATTCAGGGAAAACTCTAAACTACCCACGTTCCAATCCAGCAAGCAACGCCAGCAAAGACTATGTGTAG